In Candidatus Dormiibacterota bacterium, a single genomic region encodes these proteins:
- a CDS encoding chloride channel protein: MIWLRQFADWRPFASLRTRPPGEKRFLVMVPLTGAATGFAAIALVRLLGLVQGFFWGSRHELLSHALALPAWQRFAIPTLGGALVGLIILITRQPVGGHGTAGIIEAVAQRGGYIPFGRSLIKALATICTVATGGSLGREGPLVRVGASIGSLLGRRFRLGGNRLNILVGCGAAAGIAAAYNAPIGGALFALEVVLGNFALESFGPIVVASAIGTVISRSLISTYPAYTPPQHATLVNGWELGHYLAMGIGIGVASALCIVVLRDTERGFKRLPIPAWVKPVVGFALVGLIGVFYPHVFGNGYDTTNALLREELPLQLIIVLPVLKLVATALTAGSGGAGGLFTPTLFMGSALGYTYGAWCHETFPLTTSTPGAYALVGMGAMVAGTTQVPLSAIMIIFELTGDYQIILPLMVACTGAVVASRLLHRESIYTEPLVERGVRLGGRMEELVMDTIQVRDVMRSSAAPVNELETVGVVMKRMLEEGRKELFVVGEDGRLSGAITLGDLADPVRNPEAAQTLRAKDVMYPNVPVLTENDRMSEAIGRWSQVSRDRLPVVDSLDTRHIVGELSAGDIMALYSQEILHKEARLARFDKPRAGGRPETTFVELPGEYVVALVTLPESFPGMTLRELGCRQRFGVNVIELKRRMPGGQERRIIPDPSTDLKAGDGLIVVGRPVEIARLGDPVRLAEIASGGAGDPKEQTP; this comes from the coding sequence ATGATCTGGCTCAGGCAGTTCGCCGACTGGCGGCCGTTCGCCTCGCTTCGGACCCGGCCGCCGGGCGAAAAGCGCTTCCTCGTCATGGTCCCGCTGACGGGGGCCGCCACCGGCTTCGCGGCGATTGCCCTGGTCCGCCTGCTCGGTCTCGTGCAGGGGTTCTTCTGGGGATCCCGCCACGAGCTCCTGAGCCACGCCCTCGCTCTCCCGGCCTGGCAGCGCTTCGCCATACCGACGCTCGGAGGGGCGCTCGTCGGCCTCATCATCTTGATCACCCGGCAGCCGGTCGGCGGGCACGGCACCGCGGGCATCATCGAGGCCGTGGCGCAGCGCGGCGGCTACATCCCATTCGGCCGCAGCCTGATCAAGGCGCTCGCGACCATCTGCACGGTCGCCACCGGCGGCTCGCTCGGCCGCGAGGGGCCGCTCGTCCGGGTGGGCGCCTCCATCGGATCCCTGCTCGGACGCCGGTTCCGCCTGGGCGGCAATCGACTCAACATCCTGGTCGGATGCGGGGCCGCCGCCGGCATCGCCGCCGCCTACAACGCCCCGATCGGCGGCGCCCTGTTCGCGCTCGAGGTGGTCCTCGGAAACTTCGCCCTCGAGTCGTTCGGCCCGATCGTCGTCGCCTCGGCGATCGGCACCGTCATCTCGCGCAGTCTGATCAGCACCTACCCCGCCTACACGCCGCCGCAGCACGCGACGCTCGTGAACGGCTGGGAGCTCGGACACTACCTGGCGATGGGAATCGGCATCGGCGTCGCGTCGGCCCTGTGCATCGTGGTGCTGCGCGATACGGAAAGGGGATTCAAGCGGCTGCCGATCCCGGCCTGGGTCAAGCCGGTCGTGGGCTTCGCCCTGGTCGGGCTCATCGGCGTGTTCTATCCGCACGTCTTCGGCAACGGCTACGACACGACCAACGCGCTCCTGCGCGAGGAGCTGCCGCTGCAGCTGATCATCGTCCTGCCTGTCCTGAAGCTCGTCGCGACGGCCCTGACCGCCGGCTCGGGGGGCGCGGGCGGTCTGTTCACGCCGACCCTGTTCATGGGCTCGGCGCTCGGTTACACCTATGGCGCCTGGTGCCACGAGACCTTCCCGCTGACCACGTCGACTCCCGGAGCGTACGCGCTGGTCGGCATGGGGGCGATGGTGGCGGGCACGACGCAGGTGCCGCTCTCCGCCATCATGATCATCTTCGAGCTGACGGGGGACTACCAGATCATCCTGCCTCTCATGGTGGCCTGCACCGGTGCGGTCGTGGCGTCGCGCCTCCTGCACCGCGAGTCGATCTACACGGAACCGCTGGTCGAGCGGGGCGTGAGGCTGGGCGGACGGATGGAAGAACTGGTGATGGACACGATCCAGGTGCGCGACGTCATGCGCTCGAGCGCCGCTCCCGTGAACGAGCTCGAGACCGTGGGCGTGGTCATGAAACGGATGCTGGAGGAGGGGCGCAAGGAGCTGTTCGTCGTCGGCGAGGACGGCCGCCTGAGCGGCGCCATCACCCTCGGGGACCTGGCGGATCCCGTCCGCAACCCCGAAGCCGCGCAGACTCTGCGCGCCAAGGACGTCATGTACCCCAACGTCCCGGTCCTGACGGAGAACGACCGGATGAGCGAGGCGATCGGGCGGTGGTCGCAGGTCAGCCGGGACCGGCTGCCGGTCGTCGATTCACTCGACACGCGTCACATCGTCGGCGAGCTCTCGGCGGGAGACATCATGGCGTTGTACAGCCAGGAGATCCTGCACAAGGAAGCGCGGCTGGCGCGCTTCGACAAGCCGCGCGCCGGCGGGCGTCCGGAGACGACGTTCGTCGAATTGCCGGGCGAGTACGTGGTCGCCCTCGTCACCCTCCCCGAGTCGTTCCCCGGCATGACCCTGCGCGAGCTCGGCTGCCGCCAGCGCTTCGGAGTCAACGTCATCGAGCTGAAGCGGCGCATGCCGGGCGGCCAGGAGCGCCGCATCATCCCCGACCCTTCCACGGACCTCAAGGCCGGGGACGGGCTCATCGTCGTAGGCCGTCCGGTGGAGATCGCCCGGCTCGGCGACCCGGTGCGCCTGGCCGAGATCGCCTCGGGGGGCGCCGGCGATCCGAAGGAACAGACGCCCTAA
- a CDS encoding MATE family efflux transporter, whose translation MTSRQSSPPYPSILRMAAPLVLSFGMRSLFTFVDIAFASRLGDAAIAAVGGLSFPYEILMIACWVGVSTGLTSNLSQAMGKRQGARIEQILSVSRGIVWSLVPLFSAIAVYIYFGAYHMGLDPVLARQFSIYGGVLIGGSAFTAFWSIIPDSIVKAHHDTKSTMWAGIWSNLINVGLNTLFLFVFHWGVFGIALSTVLGRFGGLVYALRKAARHEAARQASGLDTDPTLDPHPLRSFLSLALPSSMTYGLMAVETGLVNWLLARQPNATESIAAYGIYSRVLQFAAMPIIAAAVAVLPYVARRFGEGNIRAIRDGMRQILLVAVVYCVGLVTPALLVGGPWLARALAESPLTAELATMALALCPLACLAMVPFSLCRPAFEGLQRGRPGLAMAVFRYTILTIPFAFAGMKAADLLGRPPLHGLIAGLIGASGLASAVFFIWMRRFLGDLEAQERAAAPQPRPAGQPGAARFSAPATLPSEPTAPLSARQDAPED comes from the coding sequence ATGACTTCGCGGCAATCTTCCCCTCCCTACCCCTCCATCCTGAGGATGGCCGCCCCCCTGGTCCTGTCGTTCGGAATGCGCTCGCTGTTCACCTTCGTGGACATCGCCTTCGCCTCGAGGCTGGGGGACGCGGCCATCGCGGCGGTCGGAGGGCTGTCGTTCCCCTACGAGATCCTGATGATCGCCTGCTGGGTGGGCGTTTCGACAGGACTGACCTCGAACCTGTCGCAGGCCATGGGGAAGAGACAGGGGGCTCGCATCGAGCAGATCCTGTCGGTGTCGCGCGGAATCGTCTGGTCGCTCGTGCCGCTGTTCTCGGCCATCGCCGTGTACATCTACTTCGGCGCCTACCACATGGGCCTCGACCCGGTGCTGGCGCGCCAGTTCTCGATCTACGGCGGCGTCCTGATCGGCGGTTCGGCCTTCACCGCGTTCTGGTCGATCATTCCCGACTCGATCGTCAAGGCGCACCACGACACCAAATCGACGATGTGGGCCGGCATCTGGTCGAACCTGATCAACGTCGGTCTCAACACCCTGTTCCTGTTCGTGTTCCACTGGGGAGTCTTCGGAATCGCCCTCTCGACCGTCCTCGGAAGATTCGGCGGGCTGGTGTATGCGCTGCGCAAGGCGGCCCGCCATGAGGCGGCGCGCCAGGCGAGCGGCCTCGACACCGACCCGACCCTCGACCCCCACCCGCTGCGATCGTTTCTATCGCTCGCGCTCCCCTCCTCCATGACGTACGGGCTCATGGCGGTGGAGACGGGTCTGGTGAACTGGCTCCTGGCCCGGCAGCCGAACGCGACCGAGTCGATCGCCGCCTACGGTATCTACTCGCGCGTCCTGCAGTTCGCGGCCATGCCGATCATCGCCGCCGCGGTCGCCGTCCTCCCCTACGTGGCGCGCCGCTTCGGCGAGGGGAACATCCGGGCGATCCGTGACGGGATGCGCCAGATCCTCCTGGTCGCTGTGGTGTATTGCGTCGGCCTCGTCACCCCCGCCCTGCTCGTCGGAGGCCCGTGGCTCGCCCGCGCCCTGGCCGAGTCGCCATTGACCGCGGAGCTCGCCACCATGGCACTCGCCCTCTGCCCTCTCGCCTGCCTGGCGATGGTCCCGTTCTCGCTCTGCCGTCCCGCCTTCGAGGGTCTGCAGCGCGGCCGCCCGGGGCTGGCGATGGCGGTGTTCCGCTACACCATCCTGACGATCCCGTTCGCCTTCGCCGGCATGAAGGCGGCCGACCTCCTGGGCCGGCCCCCCTTGCACGGGCTCATCGCCGGACTCATCGGCGCGAGCGGCCTCGCCTCGGCGGTCTTTTTCATCTGGATGCGGAGGTTCCTGGGTGATCTCGAGGCGCAGGAGCGCGCCGCGGCCCCGCAACCGCGTCCCGCCGGTCAGCCCGGCGCCGCACGCTTCTCCGCCCCCGCAACGCTCCCCTCCGAGCCGACTGCGCCGCTCTCCGCTCGACAGGACGCCCCCGAGGACTAA